The following coding sequences are from one Candidatus Desulfofervidus auxilii window:
- a CDS encoding DUF4198 domain-containing protein translates to MKKIMLLSMIFMFMLSVSAFAHFQIIYSPNSVPKTRKINLKLIFTHPFEAGHTMDIGKDESGKIHPPIAFGVMHKGKKRDLLKKLKPITFRSLTNSGRAYEADVKLKGMGDHIFYFVPAPYYEPSEDIYIQQCTKVIFNIGGIPTDWDAAVGDPLPVEIIPLDKPYALWVGNVFRGIVTRGGKPVPNAEIEVEYLNHDIKGNAFVKEAKVEAPHDAFVTQTIKADSNGIFTYGLPREGWWGFAALGVGGDLKYKGKELSQDAVIWVQVWGMK, encoded by the coding sequence ATGAAAAAGATTATGTTATTAAGTATGATATTTATGTTTATGCTAAGTGTTTCTGCATTTGCCCATTTTCAGATAATTTATAGCCCAAATAGTGTACCGAAAACAAGAAAGATTAATCTCAAGCTGATCTTTACCCATCCATTTGAGGCAGGTCATACCATGGACATTGGAAAGGATGAAAGTGGTAAGATACACCCACCCATAGCATTTGGTGTGATGCACAAGGGAAAGAAAAGGGATTTACTAAAAAAATTAAAACCAATTACCTTTAGGAGTCTGACTAATAGTGGTAGGGCTTATGAGGCTGATGTTAAACTAAAAGGCATGGGGGATCATATCTTTTATTTTGTTCCTGCTCCATATTATGAACCTTCAGAAGACATATATATACAGCAGTGCACAAAGGTCATATTCAATATAGGTGGTATACCAACAGATTGGGATGCAGCAGTAGGTGACCCTCTGCCAGTTGAGATTATCCCTTTGGACAAACCTTATGCCCTGTGGGTCGGTAATGTTTTTCGTGGTATAGTTACACGTGGTGGCAAACCAGTGCCCAATGCTGAGATTGAGGTGGAGTATCTGAACCATGATATTAAAGGGAATGCCTTTGTTAAGGAGGCTAAGGTAGAGGCTCCTCATGATGCATTTGTTACCCAGACTATCAAGGCAGACTCAAATGGCATATTCACCTATGGTCTTCCTAGGGAAGGCTGGTGGGGTTTTGCAGCCCTAGGTGTAGGTGGGGATCTAAAATACAAGGGTAAAGAACTTTCTCAGGATGCAGTCATCTGGGTTCAGGTATGGGGGATGAAATAA
- a CDS encoding sodium:alanine symporter family protein: MQEVSEFIKELSNFIWGPHMIILLVGIGVYLTFKTKFIQFRGFIHAFRTLFFPGKNSLTGDITPFQALCTALSGAIGIGNIVGVATAIAAGGPGAVFWMWITAIVGMATSYSECLLAVKYRITHSGEVSGGPMYYLENGLRLKWLGICFAIFALCASFGIGNMVQANSVAEALYDAFKIPKWFTGITLAILIGLVIIGGIKRIGIVASRLVPFMVVIYIGGSLIILIKNFSLLPKAFFSIFYHAFNPIAATGGFAGALVKEAIRFGIARGLFSNEAGLGSTPIAHAAAKIDQPVKEGLIAMLGPFIDTIVVCTMTALVIIVSDAWKSGETGAVLSSMAYGKSILGGRYIIVTGVVLFGFSTIISWSYYGDRCIKYLLGEKMLYVYKWLYVLMIFIGACVHLEIVWNFSDVTNGLMAIPNLIALLGLSKIVVKETNNYFSEKIIK, translated from the coding sequence ATGCAGGAAGTAAGTGAATTCATAAAAGAATTAAGCAATTTTATCTGGGGCCCTCATATGATTATTTTGCTTGTAGGTATTGGTGTTTATTTAACTTTTAAAACAAAATTTATTCAATTTAGAGGTTTTATTCATGCTTTTCGCACCTTATTTTTCCCAGGCAAAAATAGTTTAACTGGCGATATTACTCCATTTCAAGCACTTTGTACTGCTTTATCTGGCGCCATAGGTATTGGCAATATAGTAGGTGTAGCTACTGCCATTGCTGCTGGTGGCCCTGGGGCAGTTTTTTGGATGTGGATTACTGCTATTGTAGGTATGGCAACTAGTTATAGTGAATGTCTTTTAGCAGTAAAATATCGTATTACTCATTCTGGAGAAGTAAGTGGTGGTCCTATGTATTATTTAGAAAATGGATTAAGGCTTAAATGGTTGGGAATTTGTTTTGCTATTTTTGCTTTATGCGCTTCTTTTGGCATTGGCAATATGGTTCAGGCAAATTCTGTTGCTGAGGCACTTTATGATGCTTTTAAAATACCAAAATGGTTTACAGGCATTACTTTAGCTATTCTGATTGGCTTAGTCATTATAGGTGGAATTAAACGTATTGGTATAGTAGCTAGTCGTTTAGTACCATTTATGGTGGTAATTTATATAGGTGGCTCATTAATCATATTAATTAAAAATTTTTCTTTATTACCAAAAGCTTTTTTTTCTATATTCTACCATGCTTTTAATCCCATAGCTGCTACGGGAGGATTTGCTGGTGCTTTAGTAAAAGAGGCAATTCGTTTTGGTATAGCAAGAGGGCTTTTTTCTAATGAAGCAGGTTTAGGTAGTACTCCTATTGCCCATGCAGCAGCTAAAATTGATCAACCTGTTAAAGAAGGTTTGATAGCTATGTTAGGGCCTTTTATTGATACCATTGTTGTGTGTACTATGACCGCATTAGTTATTATTGTTTCTGATGCATGGAAAAGTGGGGAAACTGGAGCTGTTCTTTCCTCTATGGCTTATGGCAAGAGCATTTTGGGAGGTAGATATATAATTGTTACAGGTGTAGTACTTTTTGGCTTTTCTACCATTATTTCATGGTCATATTATGGTGATAGGTGCATTAAATATTTATTGGGTGAAAAAATGCTTTATGTTTATAAATGGCTATATGTTTTAATGATTTTTATTGGGGCTTGTGTTCATTTAGAAATTGTTTGGAATTTTTCTGATGTAACAAATGGTCTTATGGCTATTCCAAATCTTATCGCCTTATTGGGACTTTCAAAAATAGTTGTGAAGGAGACAAATAATTATTTTTCTGAAAAAATAATAAAATAA
- a CDS encoding ATP-binding protein, whose protein sequence is MQLDTKVARRIIETVGAYGTPPEYGFQFFTAGLDDYLRIIHEEYLKTYIKEGGSVVKIVVGAYGGGKTHFLYSIRELAWQENFAVSYVSLSPEESPFHRLEAVYRAIVNNLTYPLSPEDLLKGTEKGIESFIIAWYERQSNAFHQAGLKEDTLEAEIDEYLSSIKRTIENTNFANAVAEAFLALHREEEKVFRQILQWLKAEGYERDWHRQFGILTNIDRSNAFSMIRSLAQWILNIGYSGLVILFDEAEQIPSLSTRQRELTLSNLRELIDACMDASFRHVMIFYALPDERFFEGPSHIYEALKQRISSVFDFFNPSGVKIKLEKAKEDPVLLLEEIGYKLKHIYEIAYGIRFPSQIEDIIHVIAQEAYERRFGDIGYIRLFVQGIIKAFHLLRHNPHLVNKAEEVYQMLEEGGA, encoded by the coding sequence ATGCAACTTGATACAAAAGTAGCGAGACGCATTATTGAGACAGTAGGTGCCTATGGCACACCCCCAGAGTATGGCTTTCAATTTTTTACTGCTGGACTTGATGATTATTTACGAATTATTCACGAGGAATATTTAAAAACTTATATTAAAGAAGGGGGATCAGTAGTAAAGATTGTAGTTGGCGCCTATGGTGGTGGGAAAACACATTTTCTCTATAGTATTAGAGAACTTGCTTGGCAAGAAAATTTTGCTGTAAGCTATGTATCTTTAAGCCCAGAAGAAAGCCCCTTTCATCGCCTTGAAGCTGTTTATCGGGCTATTGTTAATAATCTTACTTATCCATTATCTCCTGAAGATTTGCTTAAAGGTACAGAAAAGGGTATTGAATCATTTATTATTGCCTGGTATGAAAGACAATCTAATGCCTTTCATCAAGCTGGGCTTAAAGAAGATACTTTAGAAGCAGAAATAGATGAATATCTTTCTTCCATAAAACGCACTATTGAAAACACAAATTTTGCTAATGCGGTAGCAGAGGCATTTCTTGCCTTACATAGAGAAGAAGAAAAGGTATTTAGGCAGATTTTACAGTGGCTTAAGGCAGAAGGCTATGAAAGGGATTGGCATCGTCAGTTTGGCATTCTTACCAATATAGATCGCAGTAATGCATTTTCTATGATTCGTTCTTTAGCTCAATGGATACTTAATATCGGTTATAGTGGTCTTGTTATTCTTTTTGATGAAGCAGAGCAAATTCCAAGTTTAAGTACTCGTCAAAGAGAACTTACTCTTTCTAATTTACGAGAACTTATTGATGCCTGTATGGATGCTTCCTTTAGGCATGTTATGATTTTTTATGCATTGCCAGACGAACGTTTTTTTGAAGGTCCATCTCATATATATGAAGCATTAAAACAGCGTATTTCTTCAGTATTTGACTTTTTTAACCCTTCTGGTGTCAAAATTAAACTAGAAAAAGCAAAGGAGGATCCTGTTCTTCTTTTAGAAGAAATTGGTTATAAATTAAAACATATTTATGAAATAGCTTATGGAATAAGGTTTCCTTCTCAAATTGAAGATATTATTCATGTAATTGCTCAAGAGGCTTATGAACGCCGTTTTGGTGACATTGGTTATATTAGACTATTTGTGCAGGGAATAATAAAAGCATTTCATCTTTTAAGACACAATCCTCATCTTGTTAATAAAGCAGAGGAAGTTTATCAGATGCTGGAAGAAGGTGGAGCATGA